In Vairimorpha necatrix chromosome 8, complete sequence, a single window of DNA contains:
- a CDS encoding putative SP-containing protein produces MLLYILLVVGSNLQNDQKSDQWREWDDLKNEVLNEINFGRQRVENINSSQIFSSNIEKICHKSPRSCYENFSSSTESASTNNDSVFFTFISDFLHCMKTDYLKSETCRIKENIPNVYNCTKMFFDLLETWENEKLDSIKIKRNNKFPDNDSYIKYQKISKRMARWFNNFSQIKTIHLPQIIKKLAESSIDTYSKASIIENTNCTIRAMAYFEKLRPKNFSFRRNTDTLNLYYTTMLDRFPYLFDYFNLCGRFVYLYGLLIELYIKKVNESSEMEKILYNMSINLNVVLKYSNNFLKDLQTMLTMLEHLEPAIK; encoded by the coding sequence AtgcttttatatattttattagtagTCGGCTCCAACCTACAAAATGATCAGAAATCAGATCAGTGGAGAGAATGGgatgatttaaaaaacgaagtTCTTAACGAAATTAATTTTGGTCGCCAACGagttgaaaatataaattcaagtcaaatattttcttcaaatattgaaaaaatctGTCATAAAAGCCCACGGTCTTGCTACGAAAACTTTTCATCGTCAACAGAATCTGCAAGTACGAATAATGACTCAgtgttttttacatttatatCTGATTTTTTGCATTGTATGAAGACAGATTATCTAAAAAGTGAAACCTGCagaataaaagaaaatataccAAATGTCTATAATTGTactaaaatgttttttgatCTATTGGAGACATGGGAAAATGAGAAACTTGATAgcatcaaaattaaaagaaataacaAATTTCCAGATAATGATTCTTACAtcaaatatcaaaaaattagcAAAAGAATGGCCAGGTGGTTTAACAACTTTtcacaaataaaaactattcACTTGCctcaaataataaaaaaattggcAGAGTCTTCTATTGATACATATTCTAAAGCATCAATTATCGAAAACACAAATTGTACAATTCGTGCGATGGcttattttgaaaaacttagacctaaaaattttagttttagGCGCAATACAGACACGTTAAACCTTTATTATACGACTATGCTTGATAGATTTCCATATCTATTTGATTACTTTAATTTATGTGGAAgatttgtatatttatatggCCTGCTTATTGAgctatatattaaaaaagtgAACGAATCGTCTGaaatggaaaaaatattatacaaCATGTCAATTAACTTAAATgttgtattaaaatattctaataactttttaaaagatcTACAAACAATGTTAACAATGTTAGAACATCTCGAACCGGCAATTAAATAG